From Anopheles arabiensis isolate DONGOLA chromosome 3, AaraD3, whole genome shotgun sequence, a single genomic window includes:
- the LOC120903441 gene encoding regucalcin-like, with amino-acid sequence MAESYRVAAIPPYTELGEGPHWDIARQSLYYVSLTDALIYRWDYREGKVYSASIDGIRFATFIVPVKGRSDCFVIGDTIRLLVIRWDGKASKATIVRELACLGPDHVDNRFNDGKVDPWGRLYVGSMLNESAGNPFEKATGALWRYCDRTGQMVEQDRNMYISNGLAWNRATNKFYFVDSGANHIKEYDIDLDGNLINPRIWYDFKPDGADPGYFGDGMTIDSEGNLYVACFNGYKVVKISPEKKILAEYKVPAKQVTSASFGGPKLDDLFVTTAAKNLTGPQEEPAGAVFKISGIGAKGLAMNEVVLKD; translated from the exons ATGGCTGAGAGCTATCGGGTGGCAGCGATACCGCCGTACACGGAGCTGGGCGAAGGACCGCACTGGGACATTGCCCGTCAGAGTTTGTACTATGTGAGCCTTACCGATGCGTTGATCTACCGGTGGGACTATCGCGAGGGCAAAGTGTACTCGGCATCGATCG ATGGCATACGGTTCGCAACGTTCATCGTGCCGGTGAAGGGTAGGTCGGATTGTTTCGTCATCGGCGACACGATTCGGTTGCTGGTGATACGGTGGGACGGCAAAGCGTCCAAAGCGACGATTGTGCGGGAGCTGGCGTGCCTGGGACCGGACCATGTGGACAATCGTTTCAACGACGGTAAGGTTGATCCCTGGGGCCGGCTTTACGTGGGTTCGATGCTGAACGAATCTGCTGGCAATCCATTCGAGAAGGCAACCGGTGCATTGTGGCGCTACTGTGACCGTACCGGGCAGATGGTCGAGCAGGACCGGAACATGTACATTTCGAACGGGTTGGCCTGGAATCGGGCGACGAACAAGTTTTACTTTGTCGATTCGGGTGCGAATCACATCAAGGAGTACGACATCGATCTGGATGGCAATTTGA TCAATCCGAGAATTTGGTACGATTTCAAGCCGGATGGGGCCGATCCGGGCTATTTCGGCGACGGTATGACGATCGACAGTGAGGGCAATCTGTATGTGGCGTGCTTCAACGGTTACAAAGTGGTGAAAATCTCTCCAGA GAAAAAGATTCTGGCAGAATATAAAGTTCCAGCGAAACAAGTCACATCTGCATCGTTCGGAGGACCGAAACtggatgatttgtttgtgACGACAGCGGCGAAGAATTTGACTGGACCTCAAGAGGAACCGGCCGGAGCGGTATTCAAGATATCCGGAATTGGTGCGAAGGGATTGGCAATGAATGAGGTCGTGCTGAAGGATTAA
- the LOC120903442 gene encoding regucalcin-like, which translates to MANVQVDVLPGPFLQLGEAPHWDGESQSLYYVCILSSTLHRYDWKENKTYSAKIEGSTYASFVIPVKGRKGEFVVGSGTRLLLVSWDGCSETASIVKVLTDLGEEEADHRFNDGKVDGQGRLYAGTMLAEDSRNHFEMDDGKLYRFDAGRGQMVPLKSKVHISNGLTWSARTGKFYYIDSFAFDIKEYTVDAEGNLGGETVLIKLKDDEAATEFIADGMTSDADGNLYVAVFAGSKIIKINPESAKVVQEIPLPVAQVTSVAFGGPNLDVLFVTTAAKELSVPQEPPAGAVFKITGLESRGAPMNEIALP; encoded by the exons ATGGCgaacgtacaggttgatgTATTGCCCGGGCCGTTCCTCCAGCTCGGCGAAGCTCCACACTGGGACGGCGAGTCGCAGAGCCTTTACTACGTCTGCATTCTTAGCAGCACACTGCATCGGTACGActggaaggaaaataaaacctaCTCCGCCAAGATCG AGGGCAGCACGTATGCTTCGTTCGTCATTCCCGTGAAGGGGCGCAAGGGGGAGTTTGTGGTCGGTAGCGGCACTCGGCTGTTGCTGGTAAGCTGGGATGGTTGCTCCGAGACGGCCTCGATCGTTAAAGTGTTGACCGATTTGGGCGAGGAGGAAGCTGACCACCGGTTCAACGACGGCAAGGTGGACGGGCAGGGTCGGCTGTATGCTGGCACCATGCTGGCGGAGGACTCCCGCAATCACTTCGAGATGGACGACGGCAAGCTGTACCGGTTCGACGCTGGCCGCGGGCAAATGGTACCACTCAAGAGCAAGGTACACATCTCGAACGGCCTGACCTGGAGTGCGCGCACCGGCAAGTTCTACTACATCGATTCGTTTGCATTCGACATCAAAGAGTACACGGTAGACGCGGAGGGCAATCTGG GTGGGGAAACGGTGCTGATAAAGCTGAAGGATGACGAGGCGGCTACCGAGTTCATTGCGGACGGGATGACGAGCGATGCCGACGGCAACCTGTACGTAGCCGTGTTTGCCGGCTCGAAAATCATCAAGATAAATCCAGA GTCCGCCAAAGTTGTCCAGGAGATACCACTGCCCGTGGCCCAGGTAACATCCGTCGCGTTTGGAGGCCCCAACCTAGATGTCCTTTTCGTCACAACGGCCGCCAAAGAACTCTCCGTCCCTCAGGAACCTCCAGCTGGAGCCGTATTTAAGATCACTGGCCTAGAGTCACGTGGAGCTCCAATGAACGAAATCGCACTACCGTAG